Part of the Candidatus Delongbacteria bacterium genome, TCGTACGCGGAACCATTGATGTGCGCAACGCGCGCTTCACCTTTCCCTTCATCGTGAGCGAACGTGAGCCGACACCGATCCTGCTGGCCACGGTGGGTTTTCTCAACACGATCGAGTGGGACCTGCAGGCCGTGCCCGGACGCAATTGCAACTACTACAAGGAAATCCAGGGCTTCGAGGACGTGACCTTCTTCGATTCCTTCCAGGGATATCTGGACCGGATCACGGTGGATGTGTATCTGGACCGCGATCGTGACCCCATGCTCTTCCGCGGCCAGATCGATGACGACAGCTTCCGCATCGAAGGCACCGTGACCAGTGGCCGCGGTGATATCAAGTACCTCTTCCTGAACTTCCAGGTCGACGAGCTGGGCATGGAGTTCGACAATACCAGCCTGCTGCCGATCGTCTGGGGTACTGCCGATTACTATGTCTACGATTCCGGGGTGAATGCACTGCCGGGCCAGCTGGACTTCGGGGCGAACTCGCGCACGTTCTTCCTGAAACTCGTGGTGGAAGACGAGTTCGGCAACCAGCTCGAGCGGGGGCGTTGGTCGGTGATCAGTCTGAAGCTGGAGGACGAGCAGGGGCGTGCGGTGGAGCAGTTCCTGCCCGAGCTGGGCATCGATCCGCTGGATCCATTGGGAAGTTTCCAGTCGGTGCTGCCCGGTGTGGTGGCCGGTTTCCTGCCCTTGCCGCTGACTCCCGTGGAAAGCCGTCTGCGCCGCGCCCTGGGGCTGGACCTGGTACGCATCTCGCTGCCCGTGCTGCAGAATACCGCCGAAGACCTGCTGGGTACCCAGAAGGACTACCGGACCTCATACTGGAACTACCTCCAGGGCAGCAGGGTGACCGCCGGCAAGGAACTCAGCCCCAAGTACTTCCTCTCCTGGACCGGACAGCTGCAGTCCAGTTCGGGTCTTGAAGTGCGCCAGAACGTGAACCTGTACCAGCTGTATTCACTGGAGTATTCGGTGAACCGGGATCTGAGCCTGACCGGTGAGCTGGTCTTTGACCCGCTGAACGAGAACAGCGCCTTCAAGGGCGATCCGCGTCTCTTCCTGCGTTATCGCGTGGACTATTGAAACCCTCAGGTGCTGTGAACCACCAGGACATCGCAGGGCACCGAATTGATGATGCGTTCGTCGATGGAATCGGTAAGCCAGCGCGTCATCAGGTTCTGGTGTTCATGTCCGATGATCAGCAGATCGGTGCCTGTGCAGGACTCGCGAATGGTCTCGATCAGGTCATCGGTGGCGACCACCTCCACCTCGATGGGCACTCCACCGGTGTTGTAGGGCTGAATCAGCTCCTGGATCTCCTCCCGCGAGTAGCGATGGTCGTAGGTGACCCGGCCATAGAGTCCCACCGCACCCGCATCACTCTCGTTGATGTGCAGGAAGCGCAGGCTTGCCTTCTGTTCGCTGGCCAGTTCACAGGCTCGTTGCACCAGCTTGACATCGGTTTCGGCGTGACCGAACAGGGCCAGGATCTTGTGGAATGCCATTGGATTCTCCTTTGGAAGTGGCCGGCGGTGGCAGGGCTGCAATGTGCTCAATCCGGCGGGCCGAATGAAGTGTATCGGCTTTCCTGCGGGAAAAACCAACCCATACCCGGCATTCCTTACTTCTGGCGGGCGGGCATCGGTCTTCAGCTTGCGGGCGCAGGAGTGATTTGCAAGGTTGCGCGCTGGAGTCACCAAGAGCCTGCGGGCAGGAGTCATCATGCTGAGTGAAAAATTGGGTCAGATGCTGAATCAGCAGATCAACATGGAGTTCTATTCCTCCAACCTGTATCTGCAGATGAGCGCCTGGTGCCAGAGCAAGGGACTGGAAGGCTGTGCCGCATTCCTGCGTCGCCATGCGGGCGAGGAAATGATGCACATGCAGAAGATGTTCGACTTCGTGAACGAGTCGGGCCGGATGGCCCTGGTGGGTGCCATTGAAGCGCCCACGGCCACTTTCGAAAGCCCGGCGGCCCTGTTTCAGGCGGCCTTCGAGCACGAGCAGCAGGTCACGGCCAGCATTGGCCAACTGGTCGAAGCCAGCATGGCCGAGCGTGATTTCTCGACCCTGAACTTCCTGCAGTGGTTCGTGAGCGAGCAGCACGAGGAAGAGGCTCTCTACCGCAACATTCTGGACAAGTTCGAGCTGATCGGAACCAGTGGGCAGGGGCTGTTCTTCATCGATCGCGAAATCGCCCAGCTGGCCGTCGGTGCCGGCGACCCCGGGACCCCCGCCACCTGAGCTTTGGCACACACTGAGTCACCGACTTTCCACGCAACGGCGCACATGGTGCGCCGTTGCCGCTCCGGGCGCGCGCTGAGACGGGACCCGTGACGAAAACGAAGAAGGGCGCCCCGCGGGGCGCCCTTCCGTGCTTGCGATCACAGGAGCGTGTTACTTGACCAGCATCAGCTTCTGGCGGTCGGTCACGCTGCCGGCCTTCATCTCCAGCAGATACATTCCGCTGGGCAGATGGGAGGCATCCCAGTCGAGACTGTGGCTGCCGGCTTCCAGCGGGCTGTCCAGCAGAGTATCCACACGCTGTCCCAGCATGTTGAACACCACCAGCTGAACGCGTCCACTCTGGGCCAGGTCCAGGCTGATCCGGGTGGTCGGGTTGAAGGGGTTGGGGTAGTTGCCCGCCAGACGGGTGGTCAGGGGCAGGGTGGGATTCTCATCCACATCCACACCGTCCACGATCATCTGCAGGGGCACCACGACTTCGGACGCATCCGGGTCGTTGGTGGCGATGTGCAGGCTGGCGTTGTACTCACCTGCGGGCAGTTCGTAACCGGCGGTGCTGCTGAAGGCGACGGGAATCATCACACTGGAGCCACCCACGACCACGCCGCTCTCGGATCCGAGCACGGCCCAGGCCGGCGGACTGATGCGCACGGCGTAGGGCGTTTCGATGACCTGGTTGTGGAACACGCCAATACCGGTATCACCGTCGGCGCCCTGCAGACCCGCGGTGCCACTGTGACCACTGCCCACCGACTGGTACTGCAGGGTGATGTCACCATTGGCCCGCAGAATGGCCTGGAAGGTGAAGGGACCACCGTTGGCGCCCGGGTTGTAGTGGGGCACGCCGGTCCAGCTGACCACCAGGCTGTCCTGGTTGTTGGTGTACCAGCTGCAGTAACCTTCGGTATCATCCACGGGGCGCAGGTCGTCCCACCAGACCAGCACGGAGTTTTCGGGAGCCAGCGAGGTCGGCAGCTCCTGGTTGCTCCAGGCACCGGACCAGGAGGAGAAGCTCAGGAACCCGTTGGGGCTGATCCGGACACGATCGTAGGGTGTGCCGTACAGATAGAAGTCGAAGCCCAGATCGAACCAGCCCGCGGTGCTGTCGTTGTGGGCGAAGGTCACGGGCGTGGCGTCCGCTTCATCGACCCAGTTGAATTCAGGACCCAGATCTTCGTTGCTGTCCAGCCATTCATACCCATAGGAATCGGGGCCACCGCTGTCGCGTGCGTCAAAGGTCAGCCACAGATCGTAGAGCATGGTGACTTCACCCACGTTGCCGATTTCGTAATCAGCCGTGGTGCTTTCGCCCTGGACCAGATTCACCGTGAGACCGGCGGGGTCGAAATTCAGCGAAGGCGGAGTCAACACACCGTTGATGGTGGTGGTGAAGAGCACGGCGGTACCCGCTCCGATGCTGTGCATGGTCGGGTTCAGGATGTTGTAGTGCTTGAGTGTCATGCCCTGGAAGGAGGTGTGATCCTTCATGCCCACGGTGCAATAGGGGAAGTCCGTGCCTGCGCTCTGGTTGTCATTCCAGACCTGGTACTGGAACATGAATTCGCCATCGCCGGTGCCCGTGGGATAGAAATTGGGGTCGTAGAGAATCACCTGGAAGGTATTGGGGCCGCCACTCTGGTTGGCGTTCACGTTGTACCACTCCACCACCCAGCGGTGGGCGGGGGCGTCGAACCAGGTGTAGACATTGCCCGAGCCGGTGGTCAGGTGGTCGTCCCACATGGGGGCGATCATCGCATCGGGACCCTGGCCGCTGGGCAGGTAATGGTTGCGGAAGTCGGTCTCGTAGAGCGTGCCCATGTCGGCGAAGGCCAGGAACCCGTTGGAGCTGATGTAGGCCTGCGTGTAGTACTCACCATAATAGGTGAAGCCGAAGGGCATGGTCACGCGCACCATGTCATCCTGCTCGTCGCCTTCGTCGCTGAGGGGAACCAAGGTGCCGGGGCCACCGGCCACGGGCGAGATTTCCACCCAGTTGAAGGTGGGCGCCTGGGCGTAGGTGTTGTCTTCATCCTCGTAGGCCCAGTAGCCATACTCGTCGGGACCGGTGGGGTCGTTCTGGCCCGGGTTGCCCACGGGAACCAGCAGATCCACTCGCTGCATCACCACGGTGTTGGCCGCGATCTCAAGGTGCAGGGGCAGGTTCATGCCCACCAGGGCGTCCTGGGTGATGTCCACGTTGAAACTGAAGGTGCCGCTGGCCGACGGGGCGATGTCGGATCCGGTCTGGGCACCGCTGGTGACCACCACGAAGTCTTCGGCATCGGAAACCAGAGTCACCGTGGGGGCTTCGGCAGCCATCGAGCCACTGTTCTGCAGCACGACCTGCAGGCTGCGGCTGCTGGCGGGCAGCCAGACGCCCATGGGGTAGGTCTGGGCGGTGGGCAGGATGCTGGGGCCGGCCACCGTGACACGGGCCAGGAAATCGGCCGAGCCTTCGTTGCTGCTCAGGTGAATGATCACGGGGATCGTGTCACCGTCCATCAGATCGGCCGCGGGGCTGATGGTGCCCCCGGTGACCGCGGCACTGGTATTGCCGGCAGGCAGGTCGGCGGAGGTGAGATCGGTGCCGGTGATGCTGCCGTACATCGGATCCATTTCCAGATCCATGCTGATGCCGGTCAGGGCGCCGGAGCCGGCGTTGCTGAAGGTGAATTCGAAGGGCTGGGCCACCACACCGGGCAGGGCTTCACCGCCGTTGACGTTCCAGGTGGCAAGGGTGGGATCGACGCTCTGCGGACCCACGGTCACCACTTGCTGCACCGGGCGCGCGCGATGGTGGCTCACGGTCAGGGTCATCGGACCGTC contains:
- a CDS encoding universal stress protein — encoded protein: MAFHKILALFGHAETDVKLVQRACELASEQKASLRFLHINESDAGAVGLYGRVTYDHRYSREEIQELIQPYNTGGVPIEVEVVATDDLIETIRESCTGTDLLIIGHEHQNLMTRWLTDSIDERIINSVPCDVLVVHST
- the ftnA gene encoding non-heme ferritin — protein: MLSEKLGQMLNQQINMEFYSSNLYLQMSAWCQSKGLEGCAAFLRRHAGEEMMHMQKMFDFVNESGRMALVGAIEAPTATFESPAALFQAAFEHEQQVTASIGQLVEASMAERDFSTLNFLQWFVSEQHEEEALYRNILDKFELIGTSGQGLFFIDREIAQLAVGAGDPGTPAT
- a CDS encoding T9SS type A sorting domain-containing protein; translated protein: MRRALAACFLLAGAVSLCAARTALDLQVRSEGSGVGDPLHLSIQFAPADLETIPVNGQVYTLITMEDAGLIGEPGRPDLPAIHRLLELPDHSDVQVRVVGGESHVIGNVLPMPVQDQLHNEAEVPQPWLQDQALYGEDAWYPSYNVLLDEPALVRNHRVAKLSVFPVQVNAFTGETRVWTSMELDVTFDGVNPVNQREWQLPASARVLEAELANAIVNPRQSDSTLDAVWSDPGKMPGKYLVFAPTAALTNQRLLDLLQWKRQRGHTVVIESSSGILSNAVSIKNRITTEYNSDEPVKFVMLVGDTDGSYAVAADGTSGYDNYYTRIEGTDILGDVAVGRLSVDNATQLTTVCNKILTYEQNPYVTNPSWLQHAGLVVGSSACYLSMRQVSRNIASGLVSIRGYNDIDTLWCSSSTPVPGLFNAGMSFYNYRGWIGMEGLSGSTIEALTQGPRTPVATIFTCSTGDFVGGDDLTENFFRGGNATTPGAAVACMGYATASTHTRYNNVMAVGFYHAFLQGDVPEVGSCLVHSKYELYMTLPAGDQQAVNFANWGNLMGDPGMRMWGGLLNELEFTVPSSISDGAGFLEFDVSIDGEPAEGIIVAAWQAGGAGDYQSVTMSDENGHVWLDLDGVSDGPMTLTVSHHRARPVQQVVTVGPQSVDPTLATWNVNGGEALPGVVAQPFEFTFSNAGSGALTGISMDLEMDPMYGSITGTDLTSADLPAGNTSAAVTGGTISPAADLMDGDTIPVIIHLSSNEGSADFLARVTVAGPSILPTAQTYPMGVWLPASSRSLQVVLQNSGSMAAEAPTVTLVSDAEDFVVVTSGAQTGSDIAPSASGTFSFNVDITQDALVGMNLPLHLEIAANTVVMQRVDLLVPVGNPGQNDPTGPDEYGYWAYEDEDNTYAQAPTFNWVEISPVAGGPGTLVPLSDEGDEQDDMVRVTMPFGFTYYGEYYTQAYISSNGFLAFADMGTLYETDFRNHYLPSGQGPDAMIAPMWDDHLTTGSGNVYTWFDAPAHRWVVEWYNVNANQSGGPNTFQVILYDPNFYPTGTGDGEFMFQYQVWNDNQSAGTDFPYCTVGMKDHTSFQGMTLKHYNILNPTMHSIGAGTAVLFTTTINGVLTPPSLNFDPAGLTVNLVQGESTTADYEIGNVGEVTMLYDLWLTFDARDSGGPDSYGYEWLDSNEDLGPEFNWVDEADATPVTFAHNDSTAGWFDLGFDFYLYGTPYDRVRISPNGFLSFSSWSGAWSNQELPTSLAPENSVLVWWDDLRPVDDTEGYCSWYTNNQDSLVVSWTGVPHYNPGANGGPFTFQAILRANGDITLQYQSVGSGHSGTAGLQGADGDTGIGVFHNQVIETPYAVRISPPAWAVLGSESGVVVGGSSVMIPVAFSSTAGYELPAGEYNASLHIATNDPDASEVVVPLQMIVDGVDVDENPTLPLTTRLAGNYPNPFNPTTRISLDLAQSGRVQLVVFNMLGQRVDTLLDSPLEAGSHSLDWDASHLPSGMYLLEMKAGSVTDRQKLMLVK